The Candidatus Thorarchaeota archaeon genome contains a region encoding:
- a CDS encoding tryptophan--tRNA ligase: MVVTPWDVRGKIDYERLIEQFGTQRIDENLRQQIYKHTGERHFMLDRELVYSHRDVDWLLKQYAKGEKFVIYTGRGPSGQVHLGHLVPWMFTKWLQDRFKVRLYFQLTNDEKFWFDEELKYDDVHRFTRENAIDLLALGFKPESTYLIDDIRHIDVLYELAVQVAKKVTFSTARAVYGFDNSMNIGGIFYPALQAVPAFLHSWIYGQNTPCLIPCAIDQDPHWRVTRDVADRLGFYKPASIQNKFVPGLGEGGKMSASDPMSAIFTTDSPRLAKKKIMNAFTGGQPSAEEQRRLGANPDVCSVFAYYKFVFVPSDQELAAIEKQCRGGEILCGECKQRLLPMVTNFLEQHQAARDEVRDRVDEYSAARLRDEIRR, encoded by the coding sequence ATGGTCGTGACTCCCTGGGACGTGCGGGGAAAGATTGACTATGAACGGCTCATTGAGCAGTTCGGTACGCAGAGGATCGACGAGAATCTGAGGCAGCAGATCTACAAGCATACCGGCGAGCGGCACTTCATGCTCGACCGCGAGCTTGTCTACTCTCACAGGGATGTCGACTGGCTTCTGAAGCAGTACGCAAAGGGCGAGAAGTTCGTCATCTACACAGGCCGCGGACCAAGCGGGCAAGTCCACCTCGGCCATCTGGTACCGTGGATGTTCACAAAGTGGCTTCAGGACCGTTTCAAGGTGCGTCTCTACTTCCAACTCACCAACGATGAGAAGTTCTGGTTCGATGAGGAACTGAAGTACGATGACGTGCACCGTTTCACAAGAGAGAACGCAATTGACCTGCTGGCCCTCGGCTTCAAGCCCGAATCCACCTACCTGATTGACGACATCCGGCACATAGATGTCCTGTACGAACTTGCCGTGCAGGTCGCAAAGAAGGTCACGTTCTCAACAGCACGCGCAGTCTACGGGTTTGACAACAGCATGAACATCGGCGGCATCTTCTATCCAGCGCTGCAGGCCGTGCCCGCATTCCTCCACTCCTGGATCTACGGCCAGAACACCCCATGCCTCATACCTTGTGCCATTGACCAAGACCCTCACTGGAGAGTCACCCGCGACGTCGCTGACAGACTCGGCTTCTACAAGCCCGCCTCCATACAGAACAAGTTCGTCCCAGGTCTCGGCGAGGGCGGCAAAATGTCCGCCTCTGACCCCATGTCCGCTATATTCACCACCGACTCACCCCGCCTCGCAAAAAAGAAGATAATGAACGCCTTCACCGGCGGCCAGCCCTCCGCTGAAGAACAACGAAGACTCGGCGCCAACCCAGACGTCTGCTCCGTCTTCGCCTACTACAAGTTCGTCTTCGTACCCAGCGACCAAGAACTGGCAGCCATAGAGAAGCAGTGCCGAGGCGGTGAGATCCTATGCGGCGAGTGTAAGCAACGACTCCTTCCCATGGTCACCAACTTCCTTGAACAACATCAGGCCGCAAGAGACGAGGTCCGCGACCGCGTTGACGAGTACTCCGCTGCACGCCTGCGAGATGAGATCCGTAGGTAG
- a CDS encoding GNAT family N-acetyltransferase yields MSEYTIRNFSKEDLASVVEINRVCLPENYPDQFFLGLYYHAPLAFLVAENASGIIGYIMCRIERGVSSFGIAPVKKGHVVSVAVLPGQRRKGVGSALVEAAMKGMISYGAQEFFLEVRKTNEAAILVYEHLGFQIRRVLKGYYRDGEDAYLMVRSARELRESPYHEA; encoded by the coding sequence ATGAGCGAGTACACAATACGGAACTTCTCAAAGGAGGACCTGGCTTCTGTCGTTGAGATCAACCGCGTGTGTCTACCAGAAAACTACCCAGACCAGTTCTTCCTTGGTCTCTACTACCACGCACCCTTGGCGTTCCTTGTGGCCGAGAACGCAAGCGGTATCATTGGCTACATCATGTGCCGCATAGAGAGAGGTGTGTCAAGCTTCGGTATTGCACCGGTCAAGAAGGGCCATGTCGTCTCTGTGGCTGTGTTGCCCGGACAACGCAGAAAGGGAGTCGGCTCAGCTCTGGTCGAAGCCGCCATGAAGGGCATGATAAGTTATGGAGCACAGGAGTTCTTTCTTGAGGTCAGGAAGACGAATGAAGCGGCAATCCTTGTGTATGAGCATCTCGGATTCCAGATACGACGTGTCCTCAAGGGCTACTACCGTGATGGTGAAGACGCATACCTGATGGTCAGAAGCGCCCGAGAACTCAGGGAGAGTCCCTATCATGAAGCCTGA
- a CDS encoding hydroxymethylglutaryl-CoA reductase, degradative yields the protein MVRDSRLSGFYKLEREERIRMLKEATGVTEEDIGPLTDPGKVDMSILDHMIENVVGAMPLPLGIATNFLIDGKDYLVPMAIEEPSVVAAASNAARIARVHGGFTATDTGPVMIAQIQAVSVPAPFEAKLRVLEAKEELLRMANDKDPILVKFGGGAKDLRVRVIDSSVGPMVISELIVDTRDAMGANAVNTMAEALAPRIQELTRGRVLLRILSNLADLRLVRARAKFDRELLGGDDVVDGIIAAWAFAEADPYRCATHNKGIMNGIDAVVIATGNDFRAIEAGGHSYASVGGYHSLTKYERDTDGNLIGSIEIPMAVGLVGGATKIHPVARACVKILGVRTASELGHVIASVGLAQNLAALRALAAEGIQKGHMALHARNVATTAGARGEMIDLVAEMMVKEGVVKVERAKEILDELARSGRSK from the coding sequence ATGGTCAGGGACTCGAGACTGTCAGGATTCTACAAGCTGGAGCGAGAAGAACGCATTCGGATGCTCAAGGAAGCCACTGGAGTGACGGAAGAGGACATCGGTCCGCTCACTGACCCCGGCAAGGTGGACATGTCCATACTCGACCACATGATAGAGAATGTCGTCGGTGCAATGCCTCTGCCGCTAGGTATCGCGACTAACTTCCTGATAGATGGCAAGGACTACCTGGTCCCAATGGCAATCGAAGAACCATCTGTTGTCGCTGCAGCCAGCAATGCCGCAAGGATTGCCAGAGTGCATGGAGGATTCACCGCCACGGACACGGGACCAGTGATGATAGCTCAGATACAGGCGGTCAGCGTCCCTGCGCCATTTGAGGCGAAGCTCAGGGTCCTCGAGGCAAAGGAAGAACTGCTCAGGATGGCGAACGATAAGGACCCGATTCTTGTCAAGTTTGGAGGAGGAGCAAAGGACCTGCGTGTCCGAGTGATTGACTCGTCGGTCGGGCCGATGGTGATCTCCGAACTGATAGTAGACACACGCGATGCGATGGGGGCCAATGCGGTCAACACAATGGCGGAAGCACTTGCACCAAGGATACAGGAGCTGACCCGCGGCAGAGTCCTTCTGCGAATACTGTCCAACTTGGCTGACCTAAGACTCGTGCGAGCACGGGCCAAGTTCGACAGGGAGTTGCTCGGCGGGGACGATGTGGTTGACGGTATCATCGCCGCTTGGGCCTTTGCGGAGGCGGACCCCTACCGTTGTGCCACGCATAACAAGGGAATAATGAACGGCATCGATGCAGTTGTCATAGCGACTGGAAACGACTTCAGGGCAATAGAAGCAGGTGGACACAGCTATGCCTCGGTCGGAGGATATCACTCACTCACGAAATATGAGAGAGACACGGACGGAAATCTCATTGGGTCCATCGAGATACCGATGGCAGTAGGCCTTGTTGGTGGAGCCACCAAGATTCATCCTGTCGCCAGAGCATGTGTAAAGATACTCGGTGTGAGGACCGCGTCTGAGCTCGGGCATGTCATCGCCAGCGTCGGTCTGGCACAGAACCTGGCCGCACTGAGAGCGCTTGCCGCTGAGGGCATCCAGAAGGGGCACATGGCACTGCATGCTCGCAACGTTGCCACCACCGCTGGTGCAAGAGGCGAGATGATTGACCTTGTCGCGGAGATGATGGTCAAGGAAGGGGTGGTCAAAGTGGAACGCGCCAAGGAGATCCTAGACGAGCTGGCAAGGTCTGGCAGGTCCAAGTGA
- a CDS encoding methionine adenosyltransferase, whose protein sequence is MNIEITRGEGLPVIQRRVEIVERKGKGHPDTLCDKAAEELSIKLSEYYLETFGRVLHHNVDKVLLAGGQSNARFGGGDVIEPIYLLLSGRAVDVVGKDFEKQVPVGKFAVHHTRDWLRQDLPHLDVNSDIIIDYKIRSGSTDLVGNFDVGVEVPRCNDTSFGVAYAPLSPTEQLVLQSEHLLNDPKTKKKWPQIGEDIKVMGTRVGDHIHLQVAAAIISTETKDAHEYGNVMEGIKSMLLDLAPKITDLPVEVDVNTADCPEEGLFYLTVTGTSAEHGDDGQVGRGNRANGLITPYRPMTLEAAGGKNPVSHVGKTYNVAAREIVERVAKEHPDLTQVYCYVVSQIGAPITRPQAVNVELYGDCNLSAVKASVESIAREVIDTLPDLWKGFVKRRYQLW, encoded by the coding sequence ATGAACATCGAGATCACTCGTGGTGAAGGCCTTCCGGTTATTCAACGGAGGGTGGAAATAGTAGAGAGAAAGGGAAAGGGACATCCAGACACGCTCTGCGACAAGGCTGCAGAGGAGCTGTCAATAAAGCTCTCTGAGTACTACCTCGAAACCTTCGGAAGAGTGCTGCACCACAACGTCGACAAGGTGCTGTTGGCAGGAGGACAGTCGAATGCACGCTTCGGTGGCGGCGATGTCATTGAGCCGATATACTTGCTACTCAGTGGCAGGGCGGTTGACGTTGTTGGCAAGGACTTCGAGAAGCAGGTTCCCGTCGGCAAGTTCGCAGTTCATCACACAAGAGACTGGCTTCGTCAGGACCTGCCTCATCTCGATGTGAACAGCGACATAATCATCGACTACAAGATCCGATCCGGAAGCACCGACCTCGTGGGTAACTTCGATGTCGGCGTGGAGGTGCCCAGATGCAACGACACAAGCTTTGGTGTCGCATACGCGCCTCTGTCACCCACTGAGCAGCTAGTGCTGCAGTCGGAGCATCTGCTCAACGACCCCAAGACCAAGAAGAAGTGGCCTCAGATTGGTGAGGACATCAAGGTGATGGGGACACGCGTGGGAGACCACATACACCTGCAGGTGGCAGCGGCAATCATCTCGACTGAGACGAAGGATGCTCACGAATACGGGAATGTGATGGAGGGCATAAAGAGCATGCTGCTGGACCTCGCACCTAAGATAACGGATTTGCCAGTTGAAGTGGATGTCAACACCGCCGACTGCCCAGAAGAGGGTCTGTTCTATCTGACGGTGACAGGCACATCAGCCGAGCATGGAGACGATGGTCAAGTCGGTCGTGGGAACAGGGCCAACGGTCTCATCACGCCATACAGGCCAATGACGCTGGAGGCTGCGGGTGGGAAGAACCCGGTGTCGCACGTCGGGAAGACGTACAATGTTGCGGCTCGTGAGATAGTCGAGCGAGTCGCCAAGGAACACCCGGACCTTACCCAAGTCTATTGCTATGTCGTCAGTCAGATTGGGGCACCCATCACGCGGCCCCAGGCTGTGAACGTCGAGCTGTACGGCGACTGCAATCTGAGTGCGGTCAAGGCCTCTGTTGAGAGTATTGCAAGAGAAGTGATTGACACATTGCCTGACCTCTGGAAGGGCTTTGTGAAGCGACGCTATCAGCTGTGGTAG
- a CDS encoding tetratricopeptide repeat protein, which yields MTPEDDLKEALDLFGRREYKKAAKAAEKAQKKFEKDGLHARAIEAQRVMADSLLNARDLKEASRVYESMLKTSQARSMVSYQAAACWGLGEIAAFGMDYAKAVSHFKLGLDLARKIADKWYTAWNGFGLGKAYRGTGKLTEAREVLTEARDLFREQNQSVYAGWVEHLLGEIGGEVSSRKGEAKIWLCPMCGSKYPAETAQRLSAGKMVTCEYCGTTVG from the coding sequence ATGACTCCGGAAGATGACCTGAAAGAAGCTCTCGACCTGTTTGGAAGGCGCGAGTACAAGAAGGCTGCAAAGGCAGCAGAGAAGGCACAGAAGAAGTTTGAGAAGGATGGACTCCACGCGAGGGCCATAGAGGCACAACGAGTCATGGCAGACTCGCTTCTCAACGCAAGGGATCTGAAGGAGGCCAGCAGAGTCTACGAGTCAATGCTGAAGACTTCTCAAGCACGTTCGATGGTCTCTTACCAGGCCGCAGCGTGCTGGGGTCTTGGGGAGATTGCTGCATTCGGAATGGACTACGCAAAGGCGGTGTCGCACTTCAAACTGGGGCTCGACTTGGCGCGCAAGATAGCCGACAAGTGGTACACGGCATGGAATGGATTTGGTCTCGGGAAGGCCTACAGAGGGACAGGCAAACTGACGGAGGCAAGGGAGGTACTTACGGAAGCACGCGACCTGTTTCGAGAGCAGAACCAGTCGGTATATGCCGGATGGGTTGAGCATCTTCTGGGTGAGATTGGCGGCGAGGTGAGCTCAAGGAAGGGCGAAGCCAAGATCTGGCTCTGTCCAATGTGTGGCTCCAAGTATCCGGCCGAAACCGCGCAGAGGCTCTCCGCCGGCAAGATGGTCACATGCGAGTATTGCGGCACTACCGTGGGATGA
- a CDS encoding DUF89 family protein: MKPEPVEVPLTPACSVCIARSLGIMIPLLTSNRQKQFELLSLAFKRVSEGYARRTKPHPLSVGLYHELYASTAAEDPYEVLKRNSTDAASRAFAEVDRIVSGTSGYVRLRHALAASIVGNLIDFNTAAHEPKLECLADDFARILAEGFVPDHSQRLWDRLRSKTGQVLYLADNAGEVIFDVPLLRLFNEMGWRVVYVVKARPIINDATEADVAGTEIPSLAEVMSSGAWAHGVPKDLVSEEFMDAVKASEFAVSKGQANIETFPEIQDEFRTDCFYITRAKCPNIAKAIGVPTGANVVMLRSYSD, translated from the coding sequence ATGAAGCCTGAACCGGTGGAGGTCCCCCTCACTCCGGCGTGCTCAGTCTGCATAGCACGCAGCCTAGGCATCATGATTCCACTCCTCACCAGCAACAGACAGAAACAGTTCGAGCTGCTATCTCTCGCGTTCAAGCGGGTCTCAGAGGGTTATGCGCGACGAACCAAGCCCCATCCGCTCTCGGTCGGTCTGTATCACGAGCTCTATGCCAGTACGGCGGCGGAAGACCCCTATGAGGTGCTAAAGCGTAATAGCACTGACGCGGCCAGCAGAGCGTTCGCTGAGGTCGACAGGATTGTCAGCGGCACGAGCGGATATGTGCGACTGAGACACGCACTTGCCGCGTCCATCGTCGGCAATCTGATTGACTTCAATACCGCGGCGCATGAGCCGAAGCTGGAGTGCCTCGCGGATGACTTTGCAAGGATACTCGCAGAGGGCTTTGTTCCTGACCACTCACAGCGACTCTGGGACAGACTCAGAAGCAAGACTGGTCAGGTACTGTATCTTGCTGACAACGCAGGAGAGGTCATATTCGACGTGCCTTTGTTGCGGCTGTTTAATGAGATGGGGTGGCGAGTGGTCTATGTTGTAAAGGCCCGACCGATCATCAACGACGCAACGGAGGCGGATGTCGCCGGCACGGAGATTCCCAGCCTTGCTGAGGTCATGTCTTCTGGTGCTTGGGCGCATGGCGTACCAAAGGACTTGGTCAGCGAAGAGTTCATGGATGCGGTCAAGGCCTCGGAGTTTGCAGTGTCCAAGGGTCAAGCCAACATAGAGACCTTTCCGGAGATTCAGGACGAGTTTCGCACCGACTGCTTCTACATCACAAGGGCCAAGTGTCCAAACATCGCAAAGGCCATCGGCGTACCGACCGGGGCCAATGTGGTCATGCTGAGGTCGTATTCTGATTGA
- a CDS encoding MBL fold metallo-hydrolase has protein sequence MRVTLLGTGTSIPSQHRVQSGILVQIPSGAIMLDVGSGTLFRLNQMQCPVKSIKHIFITHTHVDHCSDLAPLIQTAWMQDYNDTLSIYGPPGIIAWFNELMDMVYPYLRSKVKVQVLEEPDRHVVQIGEATVSTCRTIHGTTNGRAIRIDHGGKSLVFSSDTAPSDEVAQLAAGVDLLIHECTWCDGNHPPNVHTSPTELGVVVNRAKPKAVVLTHMHPEVIEDGERTLAIVKGTSECTVRLGEDLMTIDI, from the coding sequence ATGCGTGTCACACTGCTCGGGACAGGCACATCAATTCCAAGTCAGCACAGGGTGCAGTCAGGCATTCTCGTGCAGATACCCAGTGGAGCAATAATGTTAGACGTGGGCTCTGGGACGCTCTTCAGACTCAATCAGATGCAGTGCCCCGTCAAGTCCATCAAGCACATCTTCATCACCCATACCCACGTAGACCACTGCTCTGACCTAGCACCATTGATTCAGACTGCGTGGATGCAGGACTACAATGACACGCTGAGCATATACGGTCCACCCGGCATAATCGCATGGTTCAATGAATTGATGGACATGGTCTATCCGTACCTCAGGTCAAAGGTGAAGGTGCAGGTGTTGGAGGAGCCGGACCGTCATGTGGTACAGATTGGCGAAGCAACGGTTTCAACTTGCCGCACCATTCATGGCACAACAAACGGGAGAGCCATACGAATCGACCATGGGGGCAAGTCGCTGGTGTTCTCTTCCGACACGGCCCCATCAGATGAAGTGGCACAGCTTGCGGCCGGAGTCGACCTCTTGATACATGAGTGTACGTGGTGTGATGGCAATCATCCCCCGAACGTCCACACGAGCCCCACTGAACTCGGTGTCGTGGTGAACCGCGCCAAGCCGAAGGCGGTGGTCCTGACTCACATGCATCCGGAGGTCATCGAGGATGGCGAGAGGACACTGGCGATTGTCAAGGGGACATCAGAGTGTACGGTAAGGCTCGGCGAAGATCTGATGACCATTGACATCTAA
- a CDS encoding AAA family ATPase yields MTAILIGGTPGTGKSAVAKILGSLLSCEVVSLTDLAIKKGCISAHDAARDTDILDEDCLVEVLCDILDDKRRRLIVEGHYIDLVPFDRVDYAIVLRTHPEKLRSRLTERGYSEAKVKENVEAEVIGVCQLDALDSFGEDKVVEIDTTDMEPHEVAEAIVQVTRGRKTPRHRYDWMELLEKEGRLDEFLPPD; encoded by the coding sequence ATGACCGCGATTCTTATCGGCGGAACCCCGGGCACGGGCAAGTCCGCGGTCGCCAAGATCCTCGGCTCGCTTCTCTCGTGTGAGGTCGTTTCGCTCACCGACCTCGCAATCAAGAAGGGATGCATAAGTGCACACGATGCAGCGCGGGATACTGACATCCTCGATGAGGACTGCCTTGTTGAGGTCTTGTGTGACATACTTGATGACAAGCGCCGCAGGCTGATCGTCGAAGGTCACTACATCGACCTTGTACCCTTTGACCGCGTGGACTATGCAATAGTGCTTCGGACCCATCCAGAGAAGCTCCGCAGCCGTCTGACCGAGCGAGGCTACTCTGAAGCCAAGGTCAAGGAGAACGTCGAGGCGGAAGTCATAGGTGTGTGCCAGCTGGACGCGCTCGACTCGTTTGGCGAAGACAAGGTAGTAGAGATTGATACAACTGACATGGAACCACACGAAGTTGCGGAGGCGATTGTGCAGGTGACGCGGGGCAGGAAGACTCCCCGGCACCGCTACGACTGGATGGAACTCCTTGAGAAGGAGGGGCGGCTCGACGAGTTCTTGCCTCCGGACTGA
- a CDS encoding SPFH domain-containing protein: MADAIEWTNAGPDEIVWRYPDNRIKWGSQLIVLENQAAIFYRDGKALDTFLAGRHKLTTSSMPGLVGWIQKGLKGDVFEATCIFVSRGQFQGKFGGRGQTSDLAPLMFHGSFWFRVKEVKIFTNEVVGNQNAFSTKKVNDYLRAFMNERIIDEFAHYDLQAVFTQLDETSMKVKTAIRMNFERIGLELVDLKFEGIDTDEKYRERLFWLRTGGVGGSQLAGMETMKSAADSLGRSPGAGFGAGMGFMGAMGGVTGQGQGASAPAGAKFCPNCGTKIEGAKFCPNCGTRIG; encoded by the coding sequence ATGGCAGATGCAATTGAATGGACAAATGCCGGACCGGATGAGATTGTCTGGCGCTATCCTGACAATAGAATAAAGTGGGGTTCTCAGCTCATTGTCTTGGAGAACCAAGCTGCTATCTTCTACAGAGACGGAAAGGCACTGGACACATTCCTCGCGGGCCGTCACAAGCTCACAACAAGCTCAATGCCAGGTCTTGTTGGCTGGATTCAGAAGGGTCTCAAGGGTGATGTGTTCGAGGCCACCTGTATCTTTGTTTCAAGAGGACAGTTCCAGGGGAAGTTTGGAGGAAGAGGACAGACAAGTGACCTTGCGCCACTGATGTTCCATGGTAGCTTCTGGTTCAGGGTCAAAGAGGTCAAGATCTTCACGAACGAGGTAGTCGGGAATCAGAACGCCTTCTCGACCAAGAAGGTCAACGATTATCTGCGCGCATTCATGAACGAACGGATAATCGACGAGTTCGCGCACTACGACCTGCAGGCGGTGTTCACACAGCTGGACGAGACCTCAATGAAGGTCAAGACAGCCATCCGAATGAACTTCGAGAGGATTGGTCTTGAGCTGGTCGACCTGAAGTTCGAAGGTATCGACACGGATGAGAAGTACCGCGAACGACTCTTCTGGCTAAGGACCGGTGGAGTCGGAGGAAGCCAGCTGGCAGGCATGGAGACCATGAAGAGCGCAGCAGACTCTCTGGGGCGCAGCCCCGGGGCTGGTTTCGGCGCAGGAATGGGATTCATGGGTGCAATGGGCGGGGTCACGGGACAGGGACAGGGTGCCTCAGCTCCGGCTGGTGCCAAGTTCTGCCCGAACTGCGGTACCAAGATTGAGGGTGCCAAGTTCTGCCCGAACTGCGGCACTAGGATAGGCTAG
- a CDS encoding CBS domain-containing protein — MMKMYVNLEDLPLRRKKARMTQSELAHAVGVSQAYIARLERGTIDPKLSVVRRIYSCLAAVQRITCAELMTPNPVTIDSREPASLAVELMIRHGFSQLPVVRGGVAVGMIEERDIIRSLDRDLSAMSAGAIMSHETPPRADETNSIESIIPLFESFQAVLIEKNGRLTGIITRSDLLRFKGTRVSRQLL, encoded by the coding sequence ATGATGAAGATGTACGTCAATCTCGAAGACCTTCCGCTCAGAAGAAAGAAGGCTCGCATGACGCAGAGCGAGCTTGCACACGCTGTCGGGGTCTCACAGGCCTACATAGCGCGTCTGGAACGGGGCACCATCGACCCCAAACTGTCAGTGGTGAGGCGGATATACTCATGTCTGGCTGCAGTCCAGCGCATCACCTGTGCCGAACTCATGACGCCCAATCCGGTCACCATAGACTCAAGGGAGCCCGCCTCGCTAGCGGTGGAGCTGATGATACGTCATGGGTTCTCCCAGCTGCCGGTTGTGAGGGGAGGTGTGGCAGTGGGGATGATCGAAGAGCGAGACATAATCCGGAGCCTAGACCGAGACCTGAGTGCCATGTCTGCCGGAGCCATCATGAGTCATGAGACCCCTCCGCGAGCAGATGAGACAAACAGCATCGAGTCAATCATACCGCTGTTTGAGAGCTTTCAGGCGGTCCTCATCGAGAAGAACGGCCGGCTCACAGGAATCATCACGCGGTCCGACCTTCTGCGTTTCAAGGGGACTCGTGTTTCAAGGCAACTCTTATAG
- a CDS encoding alpha/beta fold hydrolase — protein sequence MSESSSDGVRLRTVEFVSAGQRVRGDLVIPSGTGPHPGIVKYHGLPGSADQVSGIATRLAQAGFVVLTFDFRGVRRSEGVFSLRGQIEDARNSVSFLLDSELCNGWVGVYGASFGGAVAICSAARDSRVRAVAVRAPVYDTLRFAESGLLRVVMEEVSLYSAGQFRQADERATIDSLSEALLSDARVFNPIHDISDIAPRPLFVTTGTADTLIDLNGVRSLFDLAGEPKRMFVVDGATHNLDDMTCRTETEEAIKEWFLESVRCDCHT from the coding sequence ATGTCCGAGTCTTCATCAGATGGCGTGCGTCTCAGGACTGTAGAGTTTGTGAGCGCTGGCCAGAGAGTACGTGGAGACCTCGTCATTCCGTCAGGCACAGGACCGCATCCGGGCATCGTGAAGTATCATGGTCTTCCCGGTTCTGCTGACCAGGTCAGCGGCATTGCGACGAGACTCGCTCAAGCAGGCTTTGTAGTCCTGACCTTCGACTTCAGAGGGGTGAGACGAAGCGAGGGAGTGTTCAGCCTCAGAGGTCAGATTGAGGACGCAAGGAACTCGGTCTCCTTTCTGCTCGACTCGGAGCTTTGCAATGGATGGGTCGGAGTCTATGGCGCAAGCTTCGGTGGGGCTGTAGCTATCTGCTCGGCGGCCAGAGACAGCAGAGTGCGAGCTGTGGCTGTCCGCGCCCCGGTATATGACACTCTCAGATTCGCTGAGTCAGGACTGCTTCGTGTCGTCATGGAAGAGGTCTCACTGTACAGCGCCGGCCAATTCCGTCAAGCCGACGAACGCGCGACAATCGACTCACTCTCGGAAGCTCTGCTGAGCGATGCCAGAGTGTTCAACCCCATCCATGACATATCTGACATTGCGCCGAGACCCCTCTTTGTGACAACGGGCACTGCAGACACGCTCATTGATCTCAATGGTGTCAGGAGTCTGTTTGACCTCGCAGGAGAACCAAAACGCATGTTCGTTGTTGATGGGGCCACACACAATCTCGACGACATGACATGCCGAACTGAAACCGAGGAGGCCATCAAGGAGTGGTTCCTTGAGTCCGTGCGGTGTGACTGCCACACGTGA
- a CDS encoding GNAT family N-acetyltransferase — MYYGEKVKLRALEMTDLPMIMEHINHWDTRMFLGNALPISERAEAEWLQRAMTATPWKDGNLYLAIEDKRTGLFIGTTGLHDISPQTRHAELGIFIHNPDNCGKGYGTDAVRVMLWVAFHVLGMEAVMLRHLDINERARKAYLKAGFKPVGVMRRTAFIGGQFHDLAVMDITREEFLELYPPGSFVGSPSCGRTES; from the coding sequence ATGTACTATGGCGAGAAGGTCAAGCTGCGCGCACTGGAGATGACAGACCTGCCCATGATCATGGAGCATATCAATCACTGGGATACCCGCATGTTTCTGGGAAATGCGCTGCCGATCTCTGAGCGGGCTGAGGCAGAATGGCTACAGCGAGCGATGACTGCCACTCCATGGAAGGACGGCAACCTGTATCTCGCCATCGAGGACAAGAGGACCGGACTCTTCATAGGGACCACCGGCCTGCATGATATATCACCGCAGACCCGACATGCGGAGTTGGGCATCTTCATCCACAATCCTGACAACTGCGGGAAGGGATACGGGACAGATGCGGTACGAGTCATGCTATGGGTTGCATTTCACGTCTTGGGTATGGAGGCCGTCATGCTGCGCCATCTTGACATCAATGAGCGAGCGCGGAAGGCCTATCTCAAAGCTGGTTTCAAGCCCGTCGGAGTCATGAGGCGAACGGCATTCATCGGTGGTCAGTTCCACGACTTGGCAGTGATGGACATCACTCGGGAGGAGTTCCTTGAGCTATACCCGCCCGGTTCATTTGTGGGCAGCCCTAGCTGCGGTCGGACCGAATCCTAG